A genomic stretch from Vibrio coralliilyticus includes:
- the minE gene encoding cell division topological specificity factor MinE has translation MSLLEFFRPQKKTSANLAKERLQIIVAERRSQGDPSPSYLPQLKEDILKVIGKYVAVDPSMVDLSFEHKDDDISVLELNVKLPDDEK, from the coding sequence ATGTCATTACTTGAGTTTTTCCGTCCGCAGAAAAAAACCTCTGCAAATTTAGCCAAAGAGCGCCTGCAAATTATAGTGGCAGAGCGTCGTAGTCAGGGTGACCCATCACCGTCCTACCTACCACAGCTAAAGGAAGATATCCTTAAAGTGATCGGTAAATACGTTGCCGTAGACCCATCGATGGTTGATCTTTCTTTTGAGCATAAGGACGACGACATTTCGGTACTAGAGCTGAATGTCAAACTTCCAGACGACGAGAAGTAG
- the minD gene encoding septum site-determining protein MinD, with protein MARIIVVTSGKGGVGKTTSSAAIASGLALKGKKTAVIDFDIGLRNLDLIMGCERRVVYDFVNVINGEATLNQAMIKDKRTDNLFILPASQTRDKDALTKEGVRRVFDELDDMGFDFIICDSPAGIEQGALMALYFADEAIVTTNPEVSSVRDSDRILGILDSKSRRAEEGLEPVRQHLLLTRYNPTRVTQGEMLSVEDVEEILHISLLGVIPESQAVLNASNKGVPVIFDNDTDAGMAYDDTVERLLGSQVDFRFLTEQKKGIFKRLFGG; from the coding sequence TGTCACGTCAGGTAAAGGTGGTGTAGGTAAAACTACATCTAGTGCCGCAATTGCTTCAGGCTTGGCACTAAAAGGAAAGAAAACCGCAGTTATCGATTTTGATATTGGCCTGCGTAACCTCGATTTAATCATGGGCTGTGAACGCCGAGTTGTGTATGACTTTGTTAACGTCATCAACGGGGAAGCGACGCTGAATCAAGCCATGATCAAAGATAAGCGTACGGATAACCTATTTATCCTACCAGCGTCTCAAACACGTGATAAAGATGCATTAACCAAAGAAGGCGTTCGTCGCGTCTTTGATGAATTAGATGACATGGGTTTTGACTTCATCATCTGTGATTCTCCGGCAGGTATCGAGCAAGGTGCGCTGATGGCGCTATACTTTGCAGATGAAGCGATTGTAACCACAAACCCTGAAGTATCTTCAGTGCGTGACTCGGACCGTATTCTTGGTATTTTGGACTCTAAGTCTCGCCGAGCAGAAGAAGGCCTTGAGCCAGTAAGACAGCACCTACTTCTCACACGTTATAACCCAACACGTGTGACACAAGGTGAGATGCTGAGCGTAGAAGATGTCGAAGAGATCCTACATATCTCACTGCTTGGTGTTATCCCTGAAAGTCAGGCAGTACTCAACGCTTCAAACAAAGGTGTACCGGTGATCTTCGATAACGACACAGATGCGGGGATGGCTTATGACGACACTGTCGAGCGCCTGTTAGGTTCACAAGTGGATTTCCGCTTCTTAACAGAGCAGAAGAAAGGTATCTTCAAACGACTATTCGGAGGCTAA
- the adhE gene encoding bifunctional acetaldehyde-CoA/alcohol dehydrogenase produces MPVTNMAELDAMIARVKKAQEEFATFSQEQVDAIFRAASLAANQARIPLAQQAVEESGMGIVEDKVIKNHFASEFIYNKYKDEKTCGILEEDDNLGTMTIAEPVGIICGIVPTTNPTSTAIFKSLISLKTRNGIIFSPHPRAKNSTNDAAKLVLDAAVAAGAPKDIIGWIDQPSVELSNALMKHDDIALILATGGPGMVKAAYSSGKPAIGVGAGNVPVVIDETADIKRAVASILMSKTFDNGVVCASEQAAIVVDEVYDEVKERFASHKAYVLSKAEAEKVRKVLLIDGALNAKIVGQPAPAIAEMAGVKVPADTKVLVGEGLGKVSYDDAFAHEKLSPTLGLFRADNFEDAVAQAVTMVEIGGIGHTSGLYTNQDVNADRIRYFGDKMKTARILINIPTTHGGIGDLYNFNVAPSLTLGCGSWGGNSISENVGPKHLINKKTVAKRAENMLWHKLPKSIYFRRGSLPIALSDLEGKKRAFLVTDRFLFNNGYADDVVSLLKAQGMEVQTFFDVEADPTLSVVEKGAEAMKSFQPDTIIALGGGSPMDAAKIMWVMYEHPDTHFEELAMRFMDIRKRIYKFPKMGQKAELVCITTTSGTGSEVTPFAVVTDDKTGAKYPLADYEITPNMAIVDANLVMNMPKSLTAFGGYDAVTHALEAYVSVLANEYSDGQALQALKMLKEYLPSSYANGANDPIAREKVHNAATIAGVAFANAFLGVCHSMAHKIGAEFHLPHGLANALLISNVVRYNANDNPTKQTAFSQYDRPQARRRYAEVADHLGLSQEGDRTAQKIERLLAWLDELKVNLDIPMSIQAAGVAEADFVAKLDELAVEAFDDQCTGANPRYPLITELKEVLLASYYGKAFVEGETFEGTTVIKKKADQVAAKAAPKSKKAKANA; encoded by the coding sequence TGCAGCTAACCAAGCTCGTATCCCGCTAGCTCAGCAAGCGGTTGAAGAATCTGGTATGGGTATTGTTGAAGATAAAGTCATCAAGAACCATTTTGCGTCTGAGTTTATCTACAACAAATACAAAGATGAAAAAACCTGTGGCATCCTAGAAGAGGATGACAACCTAGGTACTATGACTATCGCAGAGCCTGTAGGTATCATCTGTGGTATCGTCCCAACGACTAACCCTACTTCTACTGCAATCTTCAAATCTCTTATCTCTCTGAAGACTCGTAACGGTATCATCTTCTCGCCACACCCACGTGCGAAGAACTCGACTAACGACGCAGCTAAACTTGTTCTAGATGCAGCAGTCGCAGCAGGTGCTCCAAAAGACATCATCGGTTGGATCGACCAGCCATCTGTAGAGCTGTCTAACGCTCTCATGAAGCACGACGATATCGCTCTTATCCTTGCAACTGGTGGTCCAGGCATGGTTAAAGCCGCTTACTCTTCTGGTAAGCCAGCAATCGGTGTAGGTGCAGGTAACGTTCCTGTCGTTATCGATGAAACCGCTGACATCAAACGTGCTGTCGCTTCTATCCTTATGTCTAAGACTTTCGATAACGGCGTAGTATGTGCTTCTGAGCAGGCTGCAATCGTAGTTGACGAAGTCTACGACGAAGTTAAAGAGCGTTTCGCTTCTCACAAAGCTTACGTACTAAGCAAAGCTGAAGCAGAGAAAGTTCGTAAAGTTCTTCTTATTGACGGTGCACTAAACGCGAAAATCGTTGGTCAGCCAGCGCCAGCAATTGCTGAAATGGCAGGCGTTAAGGTTCCAGCAGATACTAAAGTTCTAGTTGGTGAAGGTCTAGGTAAAGTATCTTACGACGACGCATTTGCTCACGAGAAACTATCTCCAACGCTAGGCCTATTCCGTGCTGACAACTTCGAAGACGCAGTGGCTCAGGCTGTAACTATGGTTGAGATCGGTGGTATCGGTCACACGTCTGGTCTATACACTAACCAAGACGTTAACGCAGACCGCATCCGTTACTTCGGTGACAAGATGAAGACAGCTCGTATCCTAATCAACATCCCGACGACTCACGGTGGTATCGGTGATCTGTACAACTTCAACGTTGCGCCTTCTCTAACTCTAGGTTGTGGCTCATGGGGTGGTAACTCTATCTCTGAGAACGTAGGTCCTAAACACCTAATCAACAAGAAAACTGTAGCGAAGCGAGCTGAAAACATGTTGTGGCACAAACTACCTAAGTCTATCTATTTCCGTCGTGGTAGCCTTCCTATCGCACTGAGCGACCTAGAAGGTAAGAAACGCGCATTCCTAGTAACTGACCGTTTCCTATTCAACAACGGTTACGCGGATGATGTAGTTAGCCTGCTTAAAGCTCAAGGCATGGAAGTTCAAACTTTCTTCGACGTAGAAGCGGATCCAACGCTATCTGTCGTAGAGAAAGGTGCTGAAGCAATGAAGAGCTTCCAACCAGACACTATCATCGCGCTAGGTGGTGGTTCTCCGATGGATGCTGCGAAAATCATGTGGGTTATGTACGAGCACCCAGACACGCACTTCGAAGAGCTTGCAATGCGCTTTATGGACATCCGTAAACGTATCTACAAGTTCCCTAAAATGGGTCAAAAAGCTGAGCTTGTATGTATCACTACTACTTCAGGTACTGGTTCAGAAGTTACACCATTCGCGGTTGTTACTGACGACAAAACTGGTGCTAAGTACCCACTAGCTGACTACGAAATCACGCCAAACATGGCTATCGTAGATGCTAACCTAGTGATGAACATGCCTAAGTCTCTAACAGCATTTGGTGGTTACGATGCCGTTACTCACGCTCTAGAAGCTTACGTATCTGTTCTTGCGAACGAATACTCAGATGGTCAAGCTCTACAAGCACTTAAGATGCTTAAAGAGTACCTACCATCAAGCTACGCGAACGGTGCAAACGACCCAATCGCTCGTGAGAAAGTACACAACGCAGCAACTATCGCTGGTGTTGCATTCGCGAACGCATTCCTAGGTGTTTGTCACTCTATGGCGCACAAGATTGGTGCCGAGTTCCACCTACCACACGGTCTGGCGAACGCACTACTAATCTCTAACGTAGTACGTTACAACGCGAACGATAACCCAACTAAGCAGACTGCATTCTCTCAGTACGACCGCCCACAAGCACGTCGTCGTTACGCTGAAGTTGCTGACCACCTAGGCCTAAGCCAAGAAGGTGACCGTACTGCTCAGAAGATTGAGCGTCTACTAGCATGGTTGGATGAACTAAAAGTTAACCTAGACATTCCAATGTCTATCCAAGCGGCAGGTGTTGCTGAAGCTGACTTTGTTGCTAAGCTTGATGAACTAGCGGTAGAAGCGTTTGATGATCAGTGTACAGGTGCGAACCCACGTTACCCTCTAATCACTGAGCTGAAAGAAGTATTACTAGCGTCTTACTATGGTAAAGCGTTCGTTGAAGGTGAAACTTTCGAAGGTACGACAGTCATCAAGAAGAAAGCTGATCAAGTTGCCGCGAAAGCTGCACCAAAGTCAAAAAAAGCAAAAGCTAACGCATAA